The following proteins are encoded in a genomic region of Zea mays cultivar B73 chromosome 9, Zm-B73-REFERENCE-NAM-5.0, whole genome shotgun sequence:
- the LOC110386945 gene encoding Nicotianamine synthase 2 — protein MEAQNVEVAALVQKIAALHAAIAKLPSLSPSPDVNALFTSLVMACVPPSPVDVTKLSPDGQRMREELIRLCSDAEGHLEAHYADMLAAFDNPLDHLGRFPYFSNYIDLSKLEFDLLVRYILGLAPSRVAFVGSGPLPFSSLVLAARHLPNTLFDNYDRCGAANDRARKLVRADKDLNARMSFHTVDVANMTDELDKYDVVFLAALVGMAAEDKAKVVAHLGRHMTDGAALVVRSAHGARAFLYPIVDPEDIRRGGFDVLAVYHPDNEVVNSVIIARKMDAHAKGLQNGHAHARGTVPIVSPPCKCCKMEANTLQKRQEMTTTTELSI, from the coding sequence ATGGAGGCACAGAACGTGGAGGTTGCTGCCCTGGTGCAGAAGATCGCGGCCCTCCACGCCGCCATCGCTAAGCTGCCGTCGTTGAGCCCGTCCCCTGACGTCAACGCGCTGTTCACCAGCCTCGTCATGGCCTGCGTCCCGCCGAGCCCTGTCGACGTGACCAAGCTCAGCCCAGACGGCCAGAGGATGCGGGAGGAGCTCATCCGCCTCTGCTCCGATGCTGAGGGCCACCTCGAGGCGCACTACGCCGACATGCTTGCCGCGTTCGACAACCCGCTCGATCACCTCGGCCGCTTTCCATACTTCAGCAACTACATCGACCTGAGCAAGCTGGAGTTCGACCTCCTGGTCCGCTACATCCTAGGGCTCGCACCTTCCCGTGTCGCCTTCGTTGGGTCCGGTCCCTTACCGTTCAGCTCGCTCGTGCTCGCCGCACGCCACCTGCCCAACACACTGTTCGACAACTACGATCGGTGCGGCGCCGCTAACGACCGTGCGCGGAAGCTGGTCCGTGCGGACAAGGACCTGAACGCACGCATGTCCTTCCATACGGTCGATGTCGCCAACATGACGGACGAGCTCGACAAGTACGACGTGGTCTTCCTTGCCGCGCTCGTAGGCATGGCGGCCGAGGACAAGGCTAAGGTGGTGGCGCATCTTGGCAGGCACATGACTGATGGAGCGGCTCTCGTCGTGCGCAGCGCCCACGGGGCTCGCGCCTTCCTCTACCCGATCGTCGATCCTGAGGACATCCGTCGCGGCGGGTTCGACGTGCTTGCCGTGTACCACCCGGACAACGAGGTCGTCAACTCCGTCATCATCGCGCGTAAGATGGACGCCCACGCCAAGGGGCTTCAGAATGGACACGCGCATGCACGCGGCACGGTGCCGATAGTGAGCCCGCCGTGCAAGTGCTGCAAGATGGAGGCCAATACGCTCCAGAAGAGGCAGGAGATGACGACCACGACCGAGTTGTCCATCTGA
- the LOC100191831 gene encoding Nicotianamine synthase 2, which translates to MEAQNGEVAALVQKIAGLHAAIAKLPSLSPSPDVNALFTSLVMACVPPSPVDVTKLSPDGQRMREELIRLCSDAEGHLEAHYADMLAAFDNPLDHLGRFPYFSNYIDLSKLEFDLLVRYIPGLAPSRVAFVGSGPLPFSSLVLAARHLPNTLFDNYDRCGAANDRARKLVHADKDLNARMSFHTVDVANMTDELGKYDVVFLAALVGMAAEDKAKVVAHLGRHMADGAALVVRSAHGARAFLYPIVDPEDIRRGGFDVLAVYHPDNEVVNSVIIARKMDAHAKGLQNGHAHARGTVPIVSPPCKCCKMEANTLQKREEMATMTELSI; encoded by the coding sequence ATGGAGGCACAGAACGGGGAGGTTGCTGCCCTGGTGCAGAAGATCGCGGGCCTCCACGCCGCCATCGCCAAGCTGCCGTCGCTGAGCCCGTCCCCCGACGTCAACGCGCTGTTCACCAGCCTCGTCATGGCCTGCGTCCCGCCGAGCCCTGTCGACGTGACCAAGCTCAGCCCAGATGGCCAGAGGATGCGGGAGGAGCTCATCCGCCTCTGCTCCGACGCCGAGGGCCACCTCGAGGCGCACTACGCCGACATGCTTGCCGCGTTCGACAACCCGCTCGACCACCTCGGCCGCTTTCCCTACTTCAGCAACTACATCGACCTGAGCAAGCTGGAGTTCGACCTCCTGGTCCGCTACATCCCAGGGCTCGCGCCTTCCCGTGTCGCCTTCGTCGGGTCCGGTCCCTTGCCGTTCAGCTCGCTCGTGCTCGCCGCACGCCACCTGCCCAACACACTGTTCGACAACTACGATCGGTGCGGCGCCGCCAACGACCGTGCGCGAAAGCTGGTCCATGCGGACAAGGACCTGAACGCACGCATGTCCTTCCATACGGTCGATGTCGCCAACATGACGGACGAGCTCGGCAAGTACGACGTGGTCTTCCTTGCCGCGCTCGTAGGCATGGCAGCCGAGGACAAGGCCAAGGTGGTGGCGCATCTTGGCAGGCACATGGCTGACGGAGCGGCTCTCGTCGTGCGCAGCGCCCACGGGGCTCGTGCCTTTCTCTACCCGATCGTCGATCCTGAGGACATCCGTCGCGGCGGCTTCGACGTGCTTGCCGTGTACCACCCAGACAACGAGGTCGTCAACTCCGTCATCATCGCGCGTAAGATGGACGCCCACGCTAAGGGGCTTCAGAATGGACACGCGCATGCACGCGGCACGGTGCCGATAGTGAGTCCGCCGTGCAAGTGCTGCAAGATGGAGGCCAACACCCTCCAAAAGAGGGAGGAGATGGCGACGATGACGGAGCTGTCCATCTGA
- the LOC100277134 gene encoding uncharacterized protein LOC100277134: MCCRRQRGPDGTPVDGGRRRRRGCGAVLAVLALAAAAVVAFLESTAGGVSYTGDGWLHECAKWDAEGGRFLASTFFGGGVAEVRAGEGEERVVVADPDAAGRVALGLAVDAPRRRLLLVYCDRPPRFGYAALAAYDLGSWRRLFLTRLDVPGESTFPDDVAADEEGNAYVTDASGNKIWKVSPSGVLLGVIKNSTFVQRPGLRHNLVGLNGIVYHPNGYLLVVHTFGGDLFKVDPKTEAVHAVKVQGSLGRGDGMELLSPTRLVVAGTPSSRLVESSDDWETARVTGQYVGPVHRVGSSATVKDGDVYINHIVGFGLGKKKTHVLARAVFSPLAAES, translated from the exons ATGTGCTGCCGCCGCCAACGCGGCCCCGACGGGACGCCCGTCGacggcggccgccgccgccgcaggggCTGCGGGGCCGTGCTCGCCGTGCTGGCCCTGGCGGCCGCCGCGGTGGTCGCGTTCCTGGAGAGCACGGCCGGCGGGGTCTCGTACACGGGGGACGGCTGGCTGCACGAGTGCGCCAAGTGGGACGCCGAGGGCGGCCGGTTCCTGGCGTCCACCTTCTTCGGCGGCGGCGTGGCGGAGGTGCGCGCCGGCGAGGGCGAGGAGCGGGTGGTCGTGGCGGACCCCGACGCGGCCGGCCGGGTCGCGCTGGGGCTCGCGGTCGACGCGCCCAGGCGCCGCCTGCTCCTGGTGTACTGCGATCGCCCACCGCGCTTCGGATACGCCGCGCTCGCCGCCTACGACCTCGGATCGTGGCGCCGCCTCTTCCTCACACGCCTCGACGTGCCAG GCGAGTCAACGTTCCCCGACGacgtcgccgccgacgaggaaggCAACGCCTACGTGACCGACGCCAGTGGAAACAAGATCTGGAAGGTCAGCCCGAGCGGCGTGCTGCTGGGCGTCATCAAGAACTCCACGTTCGTGCAGCGACCAGGGCTGCGGCACAACCTCGTCGGCCTCAACGGCATCGTGTACCACCCGAACGGCTACCTCCTCGTCGTCCACACCTTCGGCGGCGACCTCTTCAAGGTCGACCCGAAGACGGAGGCCGTGCACGCCGTCAAGGTGCAGGGGTCGCTGGGCCGAGGGGACGGGATGGAGCTGCTCTCCCCGACGAGGCTGGTCGTCGCCGGCACGCCGAGTAGCCGGCTGGTGGAGAGCTCCGACGACTGGGAGACCGCGCGCGTCACCGGGCAGTACGTCGGGCCGGTCCACCGGGTCGGGTCGTCGGCGACGGTGAAGGACGGGGACGTGTACATCAACCACATTGTCGGGTTTGGGCTCGGCAAGAAGAAGACGCATGTCCTTGCGAGGGCGGTGTTCTCGCCGTTGGCCGCAGAGAGTTGA